TCCAGTGTTCTTTTGTACCGAAGTTGAACGTGGTGATAAAAACAAAGTTCGAAGACAATCGTGGAGACTCTGAGAATGTTGGtctatatttcatttttctaaaaaaaaaaagctcacacGCCTTCATGATTTAATCGGTAAACGTTTTATTCTAGGCTCTTGAATTGAATGAAGAGCAATTGAAACAGAGAGAAGTTGACTTCATAGACATTGCGTATGATGAAGTTAATCCGAAACATTATAAGGAAGAGGAGGTTGtgtccagtttttcaatttattacaaTGTTTCAATTATGCTTGTTTACATAATCTTTATGACGATTTTAGGATTTGCGATATTTTCAATCTAAGAAAACTGGTAGAGGACCATTACCAGAAGAATGGCAAAAAACTGTCACTCCAATAATGTGTTCCTATAAAGTCGTTGAAGCATCTTTTGAGGTTTGGGGTATGCAGACGAAATGCGAAGATTTGATCCACAAGgtgaatgattttgattttcaactttgcgttctattgatttttattcaagaaattgtattttatttatgtttttcatcagtcaattcgagaaattttggttttgggtcACCGACAAGCTTTTGCATGGGTTGATGAATGGATTACGATGTCTTTATCCGACGTTAGAATTTACGAATGTGAGATGCAAAGGGAGACCAATACCAAAGTCACAAGTTCTGAAACAGAGGGCAAAAAGCAAGACGAAAGTAAGAAATCCTCCTCTCGAAATTCTTCATCAAGTTCTAAAACTTCGTCTCCGGCATCTCCTAAATCTCCTACCCTTGACAAAGCTTCCAAGTCATGGTTCTCTTGGGAATAAATGGTGATAATTGTGATTCTACCTTAAATACCTATCTCGTCTATTCATTATTATGTTTGATGTTTGTGTTTGTTGTAGTTGATTAGtcattattcttattttttatgtTAATAACTTCAGAACTGATGAGCTAAGATtgaatacttgaatttttttgagaaaatgctttgcttttacaaaaataattgttgATAATACATATTTATTGGTGGTTTGCTGTGAAGTAAACATCAGTTTGAAGATCTATTTCCTTATAAGTATTACATATTTGTAAGCGTataaatgtatgtttttggtggTTTTGTAGTTCTGAATAAGTataccaaatttttatttgctGCAGAACAATGTTTTATAACGTTCAGAACGAATTACGCagttcaaaacttgaattttcaaatatttagaTCTATGTTGTAGACAAATTCAGCAATAGTACTCATGTTAAGAGTACGACAGCAAAGTGATAACTATTATTCGCTGTGAACAACGCTTTCTAGTCTCTGTTTAGTTGATTTGTATACGTTAAGCTAATTTCAAATGCAGGGAAATTTATCATTACGTTTTGGTTTTTATATAATCACACAGAAttatatttttgttcatttgtacttatgaaaaaatgtcatcttcCTAATATTCATATCTTTCTCTATACGCCTTTAGTCATATCTGAACActatttatttttctcgagttttttttgttatatCAGATAtatgtcatttattttttgaatattttcactacgaattataattgaaaaaaatggtgcaatgcttattttttttaatttttatactttattttaatttttgatctttacCCTTAAAATTATGTTCACGTACCTTATGGCGTATCAAAGTATGGTACTCCTTTTCATCAGACTTATTTGCGaagtttaaaataattttaaatgaaatgaagcATTCCAACTTTTCCGTTGTTTTGAACGTGTTTAAGAGTAGGTGCTACTACTTATTTTGTACTTTCTATATAATTATGATAAATGCGGTTGTATTGCTGTCAACGGTACGTTTAAACCTAATAAAGTgttctatttttcttttgtttttcttgtGTGATGTTTTCAAATTCGACTTATGAAGCAAACGAAAGATACCTACCAATACCGCGCAGATTAAATGTAGATGTGAGAATATGTTTCTTCAGCGGATTATTCCGGTACTTCATCGTGtaatgatttcatttaaaaaaatataacatgTATATTTTTGGAGCAGAAAGTACGCTGCGTTGGATACTGAAAGATACTGAGATTATGGAGGTAAAAACCCAAGTCAGTAATATAATTAGAAACTTGTTACATGTGTAACGAGCAATCTCTaatgaaaaaaccaaataaacCAACAGAATTAATTACTTGCAGGTACAGTTGATTTATAAATATTATCATGATGTGCCATTATAATTTGTTTATCTTGTCGAAAAGTAAACTGCGATATGTTTGGACTTGACGGTTATGCAGGTATTTTCAAACGGTACGTTTTGtcagtcaaaattgaaattttacacaagttttttttattaattcttgTTGAAATATTGATCGAATAGGCCGACACTTATTTTACATTCTTCAACAGCgatgattttattaaaaaacacgtatgttatacctatttattaatAGCATACACATTTATTAGATGTGATGCCTATTTAATGTTCTTTTGCAGATTATTTTGGTGCTGTGTGGTTTTGTGTTTTACCGGTGGGAAAAGCCATGATGCCTGTTTACCTTTTGAACTGAAGAATTCATGCCACACGAAGGAAAACCAGTCTGCTATAGTATGCATGGGAGGATTGCCAGAACATTTTTACCAAACAAGGTTAGTTACCTATTTACTCAGTTGATCGTatataaaatgttgaattaatACTGTGTCTCATAATACGTACATATTGAAACCACAACTTTTTTATAACTTACACGTCATGTAGAAGTTCTATTGTAGACCTGGCAGATGTTCATTATATTGCATACTTAATCAAATTCATAGATACGAGTACAAATATATTACTTGGTTACcaacttattcattttttaaaaatacttacacaaGCTTATACTTACagtgattttataaaaatggcaTCTTTGCATTGTTGGCCCAACGAATCTTTCGATCCATATGACGTTctcccattttttccaaaaatcgagaaattcaCTTTATCCAGAAGTGAAACTACAACAATATTGAAGGATTTCCCCCCTTCATCAACACTAAAGGTAGGTAAGCATTCTGAACTGatctgaaataaataaaatgtccGTTGAAAGTATTCGTACCTATGTTGGATTAATTATCTACTTACGCAATTATATCGTCAACTTGAATTAAGTAAGAATCTGCTATTCTTTTTCAAACAATAGGAATTAAATATCACATTTACATCTATTGAATTCTTGGAAGTCTCGgtgtttttaaaacttaattccTTAGAAGTGTTGGATTTGAGACATAATAAATTGAGAATATTTAATCCGAGTTTTACAGCTGATATACGCAGTATGGAGGCTATTTATCTCGCTGGTGAGGAAAATAATTTGAGATATAGATATCAGCtagttacttacctacctacctacctacctacctatacatataataaaGCAGATATTGATTAATAActaatttgttttaaaacttattttcagGAAATCCTTATTCTTGCGGAGATAATTTCTCGTGGATAACATTCGAAAACAGTACATTTAATAAATTAGTAAAAGATGTCGATGAAATGATCTGCGGAACACATCGATTCAATGGGAAACCTCTAAAACGAGTAATGGAGATTGTGgaggtaaaaaaatataaataaatacctaattacctattagTATGTATGGATAGATATCTGCTTAGATGTGACGTATTACATTGatactttcaaattttagtgcgaatttttaatttgtttttcaattgatttctGTTGGAGACTCTGAAGAGTGAATGCCGTATAAAAGTACCAGCCAACTGCACGTGCGTTTTGGATCATGTAATTCGAGTTTCTAGACATAATTTGAGACCAATGATCATAGTCAACTGTACACATCAACAAATGACGACACTACCTAGTCAATTACCAAATTCTACTACAACTTTAATAATGCGTGGAAATATGGTATGATGAtaattcaatacctacctatagttacctcctgtgaattttttataatgcaGCTGAGGTGAGAAAAAGGTGTTACCTATTTAAATCGAATAACAGCTATGTGTATTTGGCGTAAGTCAATGACTGTTCTGGAGAGTTTaaaagaaaatgatattttcttcaaGTAATTTTGATGCTAATAAATAACAACTGCAAGTAGGTACTTGACTTACCTAACAGCTGATTCAAGctggcaacttttttttttcagatttctaaTCTTAGCGAATTTATTACGAATGAGAGCTATTCTAAACTTTTGAACGTGTATTTGGACTATAACAATATTTCATCCATAAATACACTGTTTGTGTCTTCTTGGTTGACCACCTTTCGTGCTCTCAGTTTGAAAGGAAATCATTTATCAGAGGTAGGCaatgttttaaattaattttgaggGGGTTTAAGTGATGTAGACAGCCGCAAtgtggaaaattaaaaattattcagcaAATTTTCATTATCATAAATGTACATACATTGTATAATTAAACTTACAGATGCCTTTATTTGcgttagaaaatatttttgaaaagaatcgtAACGTTGGTAAATTCTTGTTGAGCGAGAATCCGTGGAGATGTGATTGCGAGTTTACTCCATTATTTAAAGTAAaacaatatacctacttgaaagatCTACTTATACAtttaaattatggtaatttcgTATAATCTCTTATAAATTAAAGGTAACTACCTACTTGtacattttttatcatttccagaattttttggtcacataCAGATCAATCATTAAAGATGCAGGGAATGTGAAATGCGCAGCTGAAAGTGGCGACAAAAATTCGTTGGTTTCGGTAAGAAATTggaaagtaggtatatattgctaaaatatgtttttcataGTCCTGATCGGTGTTTCATTTCGTAGATAATTTCTCTTCATCGTAAGAACCTCTGCAGTGAAAAAATGTCCCATTTATCGTTCATGAATTTCCTGAGCATATGTTTCAGTATTCTACTTTTCATATTGTTGACTGATTTCGCCCGTAATTATTACATGTATAAAAAATACAGTAAATTACCCTGGATTgctaaaaaattacctttttaatttgaattgaaaaaccaactGTATTACCTATAtcataataatatgtaggtatacctattcgaTATTTGATATTTCTCAAGTACATTAGGTCTACATTATATTGAGTGAAATAAAAGCATATTGTCAACTTTAGTATACTGTCGATTTTTTACGCATTGTCACCAAATTCAAGATGGATTTTGCGGCATTtctttttgcttgaaatttttcaataccatGTCCTaatacgaaacaaaaaaaagcttATTTTTGCGTTCGTACTAAGcctatataagtaggtaagtatacctacatatttctaatttaataaaatatttttacctaaAGCGGTATATCCGAGTGCTTCGCATTTCAAGGTGTAATACGCTTCGttattttttccagtttcagaTATAATCGTATAGAGAGGCGGAGGTTCATGCATATGTAAgcatttttcttccaatttttcaataaaatcctCCTTTTCGCTTAGTTTAACTGAGAGTTCGTACATTCTGTATAAAAAATAGGAACACagtaagtaggtctaggtatcaaAAAAAGCCACCAAATTCtaatgaaaaacaaagaaaaaaattagcattgATTTTGATATAGATAAATTCTGAAAACTTACTGCTGCTCGTTAAATGGAGTAATTTGATTTGGTAGATTGTTCTGTTTCTGGCGCCTTATTATCTGTTTTATCATCTCTGTCGCAGCTTCCTCCTTTGCTTTGGTTTTTTTACGAGATTTTCCTTCAGCTGTAAGTTCATAGAAGTATCATGCGAACTATCGATAGGATCACCTCACCGCAGATATTTTGGAAGGTGTAAGTTATATCTACGTATTATTGATACAAGTGAAATCTTACTGTATAAATTCGCTATTTCACAGCTATACGTATGATCCACTAAATGCCCTGTTCCAGAAACTTTCACATGTTTATATGTAATATTTACTgaagaactttcaaaatgatCGGACAAAATGTCTACCATGGATTTTCCATCTTCGTCGGTGGATATCACCAATTCATCGGAAACCTAATTGaaataatacataggtattatattacctacctatgtagacAGGTAAATAGTAAGCTTACATTTCCATGTAAGTTTTTTCGTTACGaaaagtacctattgaaaattttgactcgatTGATATCTACCCAAGTCGATGGTCCATATTAAGAATTAGGTATATCTAGTAGGTACGTAGAATCAAAcctgattatttaatttttcttcgctAACAGATGTCACAATTGGAAtccattcgttttttttctccaactttgattcatttttagccaaaGCCAAACTCAAAGCTGCAATAATTCACATAAAATTCAATAACATGATGAGAGGGTGGGCCTTGAGGGCCTGAGCCATAGTGAAAGTATTTCGAACCCAGGCTCAGAACGTCCATCTTGGGCTgcttttattcataattttgaaaaccgaaaagtttaaaaattcataagagGCTTCGAAACAGTTAAAAAAACTACTTTCCGTCGATTAAAGAGTGCAAAAATAGGATATAAATCCAATGTTAACGTATGTAGTACATGCaaagttatacctacttaaatctgctaaaatttttgatattttttcaagagctactagcaaaatttaaattttagaaagccagtcagaattaaaaaaatggagGTCAGCTTCCAAAACTTATTGTGATgttgatgcttttttgatttttattgttaGTTCgggcaaaaaatttatttacttattattaGTTCATCGAGATGTGGATCAGTGGCGTGCATACGAATACTTTACCGGGCAAATGCCCGGTAaagttttggggggggggggggggtggtggtggtggtgatggTAGTGGGCAGATATTTAATgagttcataaaaaaattgtaggaaacagaagaaaaatttatctTGAAATAAATCGTTGAATTCACTAGACACAGCAAGTTGATAATTGCTGCATACACTCACCATAGaatagtacctaggtacctctctatacataattacatatgtgacccgctctgacaaaaccgaccatttcgacaaaatttcaaaaaatgtttttttctcaaaaatctgatctttcaacccttaaaactcattttaaacatcattattttggacacttttttttgtcgaaacggtcggttttgtcagagcgggtcacatatattAAATAAGATATAActtgaataagaaaaataatggGTAAATGTTGTATTtcataacaattttgaaaagtgatcagACAGTCTAGGGGCGGATTTAAGGGGGTTTAGGGGGTATTATATCTCTCTcatccatattttgaaaattcggaatcGCCAGATACCCCAAAACACCAAGTGGCCCCCGAGGCCATTTCTAAACCAAAAGAATATGATATTTGGACTTTCTCCAACGAAAGTTTTTGTGagcgtttgccctcgcttcgctcgggccagttTCTTCAATTCTCTTTAacaatctaaattttcaattttagtacatacctagatataattcaaattgtgaaattgtgtgatcaaaaaaataaacgcatCAGTCACCACAAAAAACATTGGTTTTCccactcaaaatacaaatttttgaaattttctgtcctTATACTTCGCTTGGgcttgtgtgttttttttttcaaatttagatcgaactttcaaaaatctattaagtaggtattcaaatttcaagaaattttctataaaaaaaaaacacttttcacctcaaaaaacgttgtttttccatttctcgAAATTAGCTTTTGCTCTcatagagcgggcaaatagtggttttaaaaaggaaaaaattggcacataaattttttcttcgggaatgtgttcagatgaaccccctgaactaccaaaaaaaaaccgcgccttctacccctggagctaacttttttagggggctaaaaccggttccgattcatgttttttgcgatttactccgaaaatattaggtttacgataaaaaataccatgacaaaaaatgttccccttcaaattctcgacaatttgatactacgttCGATACCCATATCTCaaaaggggtgtctgaaaaaaggggtggcaagagaaggtgtttcaaaaaaggtcagttcaataaattgatcaaagttaccactttatatcattcgttttcgctcaaaatttttttacaaagtctactcactcaactattaattacaccaccattgattggtcttcaatcctccccgggggttggtggggggtgcttgatttttcaagtaacgcacaactgaatcatgtatttgaaaaacgaatct
The sequence above is a segment of the Planococcus citri chromosome 3, ihPlaCitr1.1, whole genome shotgun sequence genome. Coding sequences within it:
- the swi2 gene encoding protein singed wings 2 isoform X1, with translation MFGLDGYAGIFKRPTLILHSSTAMILLKNTLFWCCVVLCFTGGKSHDACLPFELKNSCHTKENQSAIVCMGGLPEHFYQTSDFIKMASLHCWPNESFDPYDVLPFFPKIEKFTLSRSETTTILKDFPPSSTLKELNITFTSIEFLEVSVFLKLNSLEVLDLRHNKLRIFNPSFTADIRSMEAIYLAGNPYSCGDNFSWITFENSTFNKLVKDVDEMICGTHRFNGKPLKRVMEIVETLKSECRIKVPANCTCVLDHVIRVSRHNLRPMIIVNCTHQQMTTLPSQLPNSTTTLIMRGNMISNLSEFITNESYSKLLNVYLDYNNISSINTLFVSSWLTTFRALSLKGNHLSEMPLFALENIFEKNRNVGKFLLSENPWRCDCEFTPLFKNFLVTYRSIIKDAGNVKCAAESGDKNSLVSIISLHRKNLCSEKMSHLSFMNFLSICFSILLFILLTDFARNYYMYKKYSKLPWIAKKLPF
- the LOC135840375 gene encoding uncharacterized protein LOC135840375, producing the protein MGRELLTKLKTLATLEKTSAMEKYEQSHVRKLSYAATEETASGIDNESVAEDHAIFSKEESFDRRDSRMITLIHKYAATFTKHYEIFNKMNHDVEEIVDRFNIILDFIHHQLQIRSSLSLALAKNESKLEKKNEWIPIVTSVSEEKLNNQVSDELVISTDEDGKSMVDILSDHFESSSVNITYKHVKVSGTGHLVDHTYSCEIANLYTEGKSRKKTKAKEEAATEMIKQIIRRQKQNNLPNQITPFNEQQMYELSVKLSEKEDFIEKLEEKCLHMHEPPPLYTIISETGKNNEAYYTLKCEALGYTALGHGIEKFQAKRNAAKSILNLVTMRKKSTVY
- the swi2 gene encoding protein singed wings 2 isoform X2 — its product is MFGLDGYAGIFKRPTLILHSSTAMILLKNTLFWCCVVLCFTGGKSHDACLPFELKNSCHTKENQSAIVCMGGLPEHFYQTSDFIKMASLHCWPNESFDPYDVLPFFPKIEKFTLSRSETTTILKDFPPSSTLKVGNPYSCGDNFSWITFENSTFNKLVKDVDEMICGTHRFNGKPLKRVMEIVETLKSECRIKVPANCTCVLDHVIRVSRHNLRPMIIVNCTHQQMTTLPSQLPNSTTTLIMRGNMISNLSEFITNESYSKLLNVYLDYNNISSINTLFVSSWLTTFRALSLKGNHLSEMPLFALENIFEKNRNVGKFLLSENPWRCDCEFTPLFKNFLVTYRSIIKDAGNVKCAAESGDKNSLVSIISLHRKNLCSEKMSHLSFMNFLSICFSILLFILLTDFARNYYMYKKYSKLPWIAKKLPF
- the rdgBbeta gene encoding cytoplasmic phosphatidylinositol transfer protein 1 isoform X1; this encodes MNNVLNHFLATVLALFNLVILLNVVAVNCRVPLQTFLKSYHRPVYYPQYLLPRYIMVYIKEYRICMPLTVEEYKVGQLYMIARHSHEQSENGEGVETISNVPCEDEKYGKGQFTEKRIHLSSRLPYWIQSFCPKIFYVTEKAWNYYPFTITGKFNFLIESFQFVEIILTFKYVFYRFVLLICISRFHSILDVSEYTCSFVPKLNVVIKTKFEDNRGDSENALELNEEQLKQREVDFIDIAYDEVNPKHYKEEEDLRYFQSKKTGRGPLPEEWQKTVTPIMCSYKVVEASFEVWGMQTKCEDLIHKSIREILVLGHRQAFAWVDEWITMSLSDVRIYECEMQRETNTKVTSSETEGKKQDESKKSSSRNSSSSSKTSSPASPKSPTLDKASKSWFSWE
- the rdgBbeta gene encoding cytoplasmic phosphatidylinositol transfer protein 1 isoform X2 translates to MVYIKEYRICMPLTVEEYKVGQLYMIARHSHEQSENGEGVETISNVPCEDEKYGKGQFTEKRIHLSSRLPYWIQSFCPKIFYVTEKAWNYYPFTITGKFNFLIESFQFVEIILTFKYVFYRFVLLICISRFHSILDVSEYTCSFVPKLNVVIKTKFEDNRGDSENALELNEEQLKQREVDFIDIAYDEVNPKHYKEEEDLRYFQSKKTGRGPLPEEWQKTVTPIMCSYKVVEASFEVWGMQTKCEDLIHKSIREILVLGHRQAFAWVDEWITMSLSDVRIYECEMQRETNTKVTSSETEGKKQDESKKSSSRNSSSSSKTSSPASPKSPTLDKASKSWFSWE